A section of the Nymphaea colorata mitochondrion, complete genome genome encodes:
- the rps13 gene encoding ribosomal protein S13: protein MSYIGGARLVPDEKVRIALTKMAGIGPKKAIQVCYRLGISENIKMNELTKYQIDLLEQVIGQDHVVHWELKRGERADIERLISISCYRGIRHQDGLPLRGQRTHTNARTARKKKSEE from the coding sequence ATGTCATATATAGGAGGAGCTAGATCAGTTCCCGATGAAAAAGTCAGAATTGCCTCAACCAAAATGGCAGGAATTGGACCTAAAAAAGCCATTCAGGTTCGTTATCGATTGGGTATAAGTGAGAACATCAAGATGAATGAGTTAACTAAGTATCAGATCGACCTTTTGGAACAAGTGATAGGTCAAGATCATGTTGTTCATTGGGAATTGAAGAGGGGAGAACGAGCAGACATCGAACGATTAATTTCGATTTCTCGTTATCGCGGAATTCGTCATCAAGATGGTTCGCCCTTACGCGGTCAACGAACTCATACTAATGCTAGGACAGCTCGAAAAAAGAAGTCTGAAGAATGA